In Thermodesulfobacteriota bacterium, the following proteins share a genomic window:
- a CDS encoding DUF2784 domain-containing protein, producing MVYKVLADFVILVHFFWILFLLFGAFFGLKSKKLRILHIFGLFFAFFIQTFDLYCPLTYLEIYIREKHEPDKAYAGSFIAYYVEKLIYIELSRILILLLTFCVVGTNLWIYARKTGIFRLLGLYCQRLREKV from the coding sequence ATGGTTTATAAAGTACTTGCAGACTTTGTCATTCTGGTACACTTCTTTTGGATCCTATTTCTCTTATTTGGCGCTTTTTTTGGGCTAAAATCAAAAAAGCTAAGGATACTTCACATATTTGGTCTTTTCTTTGCATTCTTTATTCAGACTTTCGATCTTTACTGTCCTTTGACGTATCTAGAGATTTACATCAGGGAAAAACACGAACCAGATAAGGCATATGCGGGCTCTTTCATAGCGTACTACGTCGAAAAGCTCATCTACATTGAGCTTTCCCGAATTTTAATCCTCCTTCTAACGTTTTGTGTTGTCGGAACGAACTTATGGATCTATGCTAGAAAAACGGGGATATTTCGATTGCTAGGCCTTTATTGTCAAAGGCTCAGAGAGAAAGTATAA
- a CDS encoding MarC family protein, which translates to MESFLARVGTEFFLPFIPFFVAIDPIGILPIYVSLTSELGENEKRRIVDVSVLTAGASGVGFLLFGEWVFQILGITVSDFKVAGGILLFIISIVDIVFPEKMRSFPKESLGVVPMGIPLIVGPGVLTVLLISASSYGYIPTLLCFGVNILIVWFVFRNSIWIMKILKEGGTRGLGKLFSIILAAFSIMMVRSGVIELISKGYNL; encoded by the coding sequence ATGGAATCTTTTCTAGCCAGAGTTGGTACCGAGTTTTTTTTGCCATTTATACCCTTTTTTGTGGCCATAGATCCCATCGGAATTCTCCCGATATACGTTTCACTTACAAGTGAGCTAGGAGAAAATGAAAAAAGAAGGATAGTGGATGTCTCTGTGTTAACAGCCGGAGCATCGGGGGTTGGATTTCTTCTTTTTGGAGAATGGGTATTCCAGATTTTGGGTATAACCGTTTCCGATTTTAAGGTTGCAGGCGGAATCTTGCTATTTATAATATCGATAGTTGACATAGTCTTTCCCGAAAAGATGAGATCTTTTCCTAAGGAAAGTTTAGGTGTTGTTCCAATGGGTATACCATTAATAGTTGGGCCTGGGGTTTTAACAGTCCTTCTTATCAGCGCCTCCTCTTACGGCTACATCCCTACCCTTTTATGCTTCGGAGTTAATATTCTCATTGTCTGGTTCGTTTTCCGTAACTCTATCTGGATTATGAAGATATTAAAAGAAGGGGGAACAAGGGGTCTGGGAAAACTTTTCTCAATAATTCTTGCGGCCTTTTCCATAATGATGGTTAGAAGTGGCGTTATTGAATTGATATCCAAAGGCTATAACTTGTAG
- a CDS encoding GNAT family N-acetyltransferase has product MAGFLDRLVIRTLREEDLDAIVEIDTKVLGEKRPDYWYNKVVKQKDTRPEDVSLVAEIDGKVVGFILGGISGWEFRVPTNIGWIDTIGIDPDYQNRGIARLLTTKLIENLKKYKIDTVYTLVNWNDWDLLQFFHKMGFTRGDMINLVLKI; this is encoded by the coding sequence ATGGCAGGTTTTTTAGATCGACTTGTGATTAGAACATTAAGGGAAGAAGACCTTGATGCTATAGTGGAGATAGATACGAAAGTCCTTGGGGAGAAAAGACCGGATTATTGGTACAACAAGGTTGTGAAACAGAAAGACACAAGACCAGAGGATGTTTCCCTTGTAGCAGAGATAGACGGAAAGGTTGTCGGTTTCATATTAGGCGGAATAAGTGGTTGGGAATTTAGGGTACCTACAAACATAGGGTGGATTGATACTATAGGAATAGATCCTGACTATCAGAACAGGGGAATTGCCAGGCTTCTGACCACAAAACTAATAGAGAATTTAAAAAAATACAAGATCGACACCGTCTACACACTCGTAAACTGGAATGACTGGGATCTTTTGCAGTTTTTCCACAAAATGGGGTTTACGAGGGGAGACATGATAAATCTGGTCCTGAAAATTTGA
- a CDS encoding C4-type zinc ribbon domain-containing protein, whose translation MENELKILYEIQKTDLKIMETERKLALGPKKIEELDFELRQLKEKIDKEKIIIDELEKERRRKERELDEEREKIKKKEARLFEVKTNKEYQAMLKEIEMAKEALDKLEEDILILMDRIEELKKDYQESVKYYEKRKKEIEEEKRSIQNDLSTLDEQIAVYRTEKERLMNEISPELKERYNIIREKRQGIAVVNVKNGVCLGCYVNIPPQLFIEVTKNNQIISCPNCNRIFYYIDEK comes from the coding sequence TTGGAAAACGAACTTAAAATCCTTTATGAGATTCAAAAAACAGACCTTAAAATAATGGAAACAGAAAGAAAGTTAGCCCTGGGTCCCAAAAAGATAGAGGAGCTTGATTTTGAGCTTAGGCAGCTAAAAGAGAAGATAGACAAAGAGAAAATAATCATCGATGAACTTGAAAAGGAAAGGAGAAGGAAAGAGAGAGAACTAGACGAAGAAAGGGAAAAGATAAAGAAAAAAGAAGCACGGCTATTTGAAGTGAAAACAAATAAGGAATATCAGGCGATGCTAAAAGAGATCGAAATGGCAAAGGAAGCACTGGATAAGCTTGAAGAAGACATACTGATCCTAATGGATAGGATAGAAGAGCTAAAAAAGGACTATCAGGAGTCGGTCAAATACTACGAGAAGAGAAAAAAGGAAATAGAGGAAGAGAAAAGATCGATACAGAATGATCTGTCGACCCTTGATGAACAAATCGCAGTATATAGAACTGAAAAGGAAAGACTTATGAACGAGATAAGCCCGGAACTCAAAGAAAGGTACAACATAATTAGGGAAAAAAGACAGGGTATTGCGGTTGTTAACGTAAAAAACGGGGTTTGTCTCGGTTGTTATGTTAACATCCCTCCCCAACTCTTTATAGAAGTCACGAAAAATAACCAGATAATCTCTTGCCCCAATTGTAACCGAATATTTTACTACATAGATGAAAAGTGA
- a CDS encoding thioredoxin domain-containing protein: MSQFALNYERTKKIVVLILILTGLTFFGFFFRGGVSVSYAEETQEKLLSTFGDGKILVRLYTDYFCGPCKAMEPKIEPLLKELVAKNIVSVTFIDTPIHRYSALYARYFLYSLNQGQKSLEFAFFIRNALIEAANKEIDNPQKLEEHLKTKGIKPVKFDPNPIFASFTRYLKEDRVNATPTCVIVRNGKKDTYVGEKEIIEALKVLTKR; this comes from the coding sequence ATGTCACAGTTCGCACTAAATTACGAAAGAACAAAAAAAATCGTCGTTTTGATACTAATTCTTACAGGTTTGACATTCTTCGGTTTTTTCTTTAGGGGAGGCGTTTCGGTCTCCTACGCAGAAGAGACCCAGGAAAAGCTCCTTTCCACCTTCGGTGATGGAAAAATCTTGGTGAGACTGTACACGGATTACTTTTGCGGTCCATGCAAAGCAATGGAACCAAAGATCGAACCTCTCCTTAAGGAACTAGTAGCGAAAAACATAGTGTCAGTAACTTTCATAGATACACCCATCCACAGATATTCGGCGTTATACGCCCGTTACTTTCTTTACTCCCTAAACCAAGGCCAAAAAAGTTTGGAGTTCGCATTCTTCATACGGAACGCCCTTATCGAAGCGGCAAATAAGGAGATAGACAATCCCCAAAAGTTGGAGGAACATTTAAAAACAAAGGGAATAAAACCAGTAAAGTTTGACCCTAATCCTATCTTTGCGTCTTTCACACGCTACCTAAAGGAAGATAGAGTGAATGCCACACCGACATGTGTAATAGTAAGGAATGGGAAAAAGGATACTTATGTGGGAGAAAAAGAAATAATTGAAGCTTTGAAAGTGTTGACAAAAAGGTGA
- a CDS encoding AEC family transporter has translation MGITEAIIPIFLVILFGYFVKKAGFFDETTIKEMNRFTFNFLLPILVFLGITKSSLELIKLKNLLLILFPTAITLSLSVGSGILLKLNGSRFGTFVQTSIHGNVSYVGLAVLFYTLGEEALQKGSFLVGSLILLNNTIGIISHHLTVKKIENGFFKAILSIFKTPVIVATFAGILFVWKGIRIPQVIFKTMNILSHVTLPMALIMLGATMKLGFSSGSSLPAIIASIFKLFSLPFFALPIIKFFCIPDVYAHPAIILLSSPVAISSYVMARELGGDSKLASDAIAFSTLLSPLSFVLWNHVLGIK, from the coding sequence GTGGGGATTACAGAGGCGATCATTCCCATATTTCTCGTCATACTTTTTGGTTATTTTGTAAAAAAAGCGGGCTTTTTTGATGAAACAACGATAAAAGAGATGAATCGGTTCACCTTTAATTTCCTTTTGCCGATCCTTGTCTTTCTCGGAATAACAAAGTCAAGCCTCGAGCTCATTAAGTTAAAGAACCTTCTTTTGATTCTATTCCCCACCGCAATTACGCTTTCACTTTCTGTAGGGTCGGGAATTCTACTTAAGTTAAATGGGAGTAGATTCGGTACCTTCGTACAGACTTCAATCCACGGAAATGTCTCATATGTGGGACTTGCCGTCCTCTTTTACACGCTTGGGGAGGAAGCATTACAGAAAGGGAGTTTCCTTGTGGGATCTTTGATCTTACTTAACAACACTATAGGGATTATCTCGCACCATTTGACCGTGAAGAAGATCGAGAACGGGTTTTTTAAAGCTATCCTCTCCATATTCAAGACTCCCGTGATAGTTGCCACTTTTGCAGGAATATTGTTTGTTTGGAAGGGTATTAGGATACCCCAAGTCATATTTAAGACTATGAATATTCTTTCCCACGTAACTTTACCCATGGCCCTCATCATGCTTGGGGCAACAATGAAGCTAGGTTTTTCCTCCGGTAGTTCCCTACCTGCTATTATTGCATCGATCTTTAAGCTCTTCTCTCTTCCGTTTTTTGCGCTTCCGATCATAAAGTTTTTCTGCATTCCGGACGTATACGCACATCCTGCCATTATACTCCTTTCGAGCCCGGTTGCCATATCGTCATACGTTATGGCCCGTGAGTTGGGTGGGGATTCCAAGCTGGCATCCGATGCCATAGCTTTCTCAACATTACTTTCGCCGTTGTCTTTTGTCCTCTGGAATCACGTTTTGGGGATAAAATGA
- the aspS gene encoding aspartate--tRNA ligase, whose translation MCGPVYRNSLCGTLKTTDVGKRVLLSGWVYRKRDHGGVVFVDLRDTSGVVQVVFSPEYSPEAHSLAKNVGPEYVIKVSGYVRRRPPGTENPEIPTGDVEVTAETLDILNECKELPFSLTEEEPNEILRLKYRYLDMRRPEIQEIFKARSRAYKIVRDYFYSKGFYEFETPHFTKSTPEGARDFIVPSRLNPGHFYALPQSPQLFKQILMVAGFDKYFQIARCFRDEDLRADRQPEFTQIDVEMSFVDVDDVIEVSEGMVRELVKGLTGKDVITPFPRLSYDEAIECYGTDKPDLRINLKIVDTTDIFQTTQLEIVRKVLERNGSVKCIHLRKRSLSRKELDLCVDKAKELGAEGLIWMRKEKNGFQSPVSKYLTDEDSKRIEERLAPEDGDILFFMAGQKEKVNEIMGKFRIYLGERYESVCADELKFVWVVDFPLLEYSEDEKRYVARHHPFTSPAVDLKKFSGRPEEIKAKAYDLVLNGVEIGGGSIRIHKREVQTEMFRLLGIDENEAQEKFGFFLDALELGAPPHGGIAFGFDRLLMMLLGKKSIRDVIPFPKTQKGICPLTGAPSRVTQRQLSELRIKIV comes from the coding sequence TTGTGCGGGCCAGTGTACAGAAATTCCCTTTGCGGAACTCTAAAAACGACTGATGTTGGAAAAAGAGTTCTCCTTTCCGGATGGGTATATAGGAAGAGAGACCACGGTGGTGTCGTCTTTGTCGATTTGAGGGATACAAGTGGAGTTGTCCAGGTAGTTTTTTCACCCGAATATTCGCCCGAGGCACACAGTTTGGCAAAGAATGTGGGACCAGAGTACGTGATAAAAGTTTCTGGGTACGTCAGAAGAAGACCCCCAGGAACCGAAAATCCGGAAATTCCAACAGGTGACGTAGAGGTCACCGCCGAAACCCTCGATATACTTAACGAGTGTAAAGAGCTTCCATTTAGCTTAACGGAGGAGGAACCGAACGAAATCCTAAGATTGAAGTACAGATACCTAGATATGAGAAGGCCCGAAATACAGGAGATCTTCAAAGCAAGAAGCAGGGCCTATAAGATTGTTAGAGATTACTTCTATTCCAAAGGTTTTTACGAGTTCGAAACCCCACATTTTACAAAAAGCACACCGGAGGGGGCAAGGGATTTTATAGTGCCGAGTCGACTCAATCCTGGACACTTTTACGCACTTCCCCAGTCTCCTCAGCTCTTCAAACAGATACTAATGGTTGCCGGATTTGACAAATATTTTCAGATTGCCAGATGTTTTAGGGACGAGGATTTAAGAGCGGATAGGCAGCCGGAGTTTACCCAAATCGATGTTGAAATGAGTTTTGTGGATGTGGATGACGTGATAGAAGTAAGTGAGGGGATGGTGAGAGAGCTGGTAAAAGGATTGACGGGGAAAGATGTCATAACACCTTTTCCAAGACTGAGTTACGACGAAGCTATTGAATGTTACGGTACAGACAAACCGGACCTTAGGATAAATTTAAAAATTGTCGACACCACAGACATATTCCAGACAACGCAACTTGAGATAGTGAGAAAAGTTCTCGAAAGAAACGGTAGCGTTAAGTGCATACATCTCAGAAAAAGGAGCCTTTCTAGAAAAGAATTGGATCTGTGCGTAGATAAGGCGAAGGAGTTGGGCGCGGAAGGTCTAATATGGATGAGAAAAGAAAAGAATGGTTTTCAGTCCCCCGTAAGTAAATATCTAACGGATGAAGATTCAAAAAGAATTGAAGAAAGGCTCGCGCCTGAGGACGGGGACATTCTTTTCTTTATGGCTGGACAAAAAGAAAAGGTAAATGAAATTATGGGCAAATTTAGGATCTACCTCGGTGAGAGATATGAGAGTGTATGTGCCGATGAGCTTAAGTTTGTATGGGTTGTTGATTTTCCTTTACTAGAATACAGCGAGGACGAAAAAAGGTACGTTGCAAGACACCATCCTTTTACATCTCCGGCCGTGGATTTAAAAAAATTTAGTGGTAGACCTGAAGAGATAAAGGCGAAGGCTTACGACTTAGTGCTCAATGGGGTTGAAATCGGAGGAGGGAGCATAAGGATTCACAAAAGAGAAGTTCAAACGGAAATGTTTAGACTTTTGGGCATAGACGAAAACGAAGCTCAGGAAAAATTCGGATTTTTCCTTGACGCGTTAGAACTTGGTGCTCCCCCACATGGCGGGATTGCTTTCGGGTTTGATCGGTTGCTCATGATGCTTCTCGGAAAAAAAAGCATTCGCGACGTAATCCCATTTCCAAAAACCCAGAAGGGGATTTGTCCACTCACGGGGGCCCCTTCTCGTGTCACGCAGAGGCAACTTAGTGAGCTCAGGATAAAGATAGTTTAA